Genomic window (Candidatus Woesearchaeota archaeon):
ATTTCTTTTTTTAATCCTTTTTCCAGTAATGCTTCCCCAATTGGGGTTATGCAGTCAGTAGGGGGGGAAATTATCTTTGTCTGCTGTATTCCCTGCGATAGTTTTTCAGCCATTTCCCTGCTCATATCTTTCGGCCTTGTATTCGGCAGCAATGCTGCATTCTGGCAGATCTCTTTTGCAGTTCCAGGTCCTACTCTTGAAAATTCTGCTGTTAAAAAGCTCTGCAAAGTCCTTGATTCTGTGGTTTTGAGCATGCTGAGAAGCATTCCAAGCTCAACTCCGTAAGGATGGGGCTTGATTTCCTTTGGCTGCGGCGGCAGCTCATTGATTATTCTTGCAAAAATTATCTGCTCTGCTTTGGGGCTGGTGTAAATTATTGTAATGTGCGGATTGACAATTGCAACTTGCTTTAAGTACTCATCAACAGACTGGCTTCCTTTTTGGTATTCTGCTTCAAGGTCAAGCTCTATTTTTGTTCCATGCTCTTTTTTCCATTCAATGATTTCTTCTTTTACAATTTCCGGCCTGTTATGCTGCGTATCAATGTGCAGCTCATAATAATGCGCAGGGTCTTTCGGAGAGATTTTTGAAACGATCTTCGCCGGCCTTCCTGTTGTCAATTGAGCATATAAAACTGCTGCGCTTATGCCTATTCCCTGCTGGCCGCGGCTCTGCTTCAGTGTGTGAAATTTTGATCCGTAAAGCAATTTTGCAAAAATAGGCGGTATTTGCTTCTTGACAATTCCCGGGCCGTTATCCTCTACAATGACGCGGAACCTTTCCTGGCCCATGTCGATAACATCGATTTTTACTTCCGGGAGAACTCTTGCCTCTTCGCATGCATCCAAGGAATTATCAACAGCTTCCTTTACAGCCATCAATAATGCTTTTCTTTTGTTGTCAAAACCAAGAAGATGCCTGTTCTTTGTAAAGAATTCCGCAACAGAGATCTCTTTCTGAGCTTTAGCGAGCTCAACTGCAATCGGCTCTTTGCTTTCTTCTATCACTTCTTTTTCTTTAGGCATTTTTTAAGTGGCATAATGGTTGTTTATATAGTTATTTATTTTTATGCTGGTTTATATTGTTTTCTGTCCATTAACTTTTTGTTAAGAACTGAATAAAATATGGTAAGCTGCAATGAATGTTTGAAGATTGGCTTTAGGATTAATTTTTCAGCCCATTTTGTGGGCAATGTAATAGTTAAAGCGCTTATACCCTGCTTTATTAGCTTTCGTTTCATTTTGATAGCCTCACATTAATAAAAATTCCTGCATCGTATCAAATACTTTTTCTCGGATTTCATCTTCTGAAAAGGAGATATCAGGATATCCCTTGATTATGTTTTTGGCTCTACTTATGGCTTTATTCCTTATTTCTTCTTTTTCTTCAGCGGTCCAAGAATACAACTGGGATTTTTCAAA
Coding sequences:
- a CDS encoding DNA topoisomerase VI subunit B → MPKEKEVIEESKEPIAVELAKAQKEISVAEFFTKNRHLLGFDNKRKALLMAVKEAVDNSLDACEEARVLPEVKIDVIDMGQERFRVIVEDNGPGIVKKQIPPIFAKLLYGSKFHTLKQSRGQQGIGISAAVLYAQLTTGRPAKIVSKISPKDPAHYYELHIDTQHNRPEIVKEEIIEWKKEHGTKIELDLEAEYQKGSQSVDEYLKQVAIVNPHITIIYTSPKAEQIIFARIINELPPQPKEIKPHPYGVELGMLLSMLKTTESRTLQSFLTAEFSRVGPGTAKEICQNAALLPNTRPKDMSREMAEKLSQGIQQTKIISPPTDCITPIGEALLEKGLKKEINAEFYCATSRPPAVYRGNPFIIEAAVAYGGDLPKEENAKLLRYANRVPLLYQQGACAIFDAVTETNWKPYGLQQSGTSLPFGPI